From a region of the Candidatus Komeilibacteria bacterium CG_4_10_14_0_2_um_filter_37_10 genome:
- a CDS encoding multidrug ABC transporter substrate-binding protein, giving the protein MLFTDLIEETSFALLANKARSSLTILGIVIGIGSVIAMISIGQGAQQSIQANIQSLGSNLIMVTPGFQRGVGNTVSAGRGSAQTLVRADADAITQNILNIKAIAPELSGRYQITAKGKNTNTSVIGTVADYMTVRNIEIDLGSFISIAQEKSRAKVVVLGPTVRDDIFGAGVDPLSQKIKIKNIEFTVIGVTKSKGGSGFSNQDDMTFVPLSTAQQFLAGSDRVSSISIQATGQQMMSDLQQQVTILLLMRHKIVDPQLADFTVMNQADIISAASSITDTFTLLLGSVAAISLLVGGIGIMNMMLTTVTERTREIGLRKALGAKRAEINTQFLTESIVLTFIGGLLGVILGWLIALGITKFGGIVTTISPKSVMLSFGVAAVIGVVFGYYPAQRAAKLNPIEALRYE; this is encoded by the coding sequence ATGTTATTTACTGATCTTATTGAAGAAACAAGTTTTGCCTTATTGGCCAATAAAGCACGTTCCAGCTTAACAATCTTAGGTATTGTTATTGGTATTGGCTCGGTGATTGCTATGATTTCTATCGGTCAAGGAGCTCAGCAGTCGATCCAAGCCAATATTCAGTCTTTGGGTTCAAATTTAATTATGGTGACGCCTGGTTTTCAAAGAGGCGTCGGTAATACCGTTAGTGCTGGTCGTGGCTCAGCGCAAACATTGGTTCGTGCAGACGCTGATGCTATCACTCAGAATATACTCAATATCAAGGCAATCGCACCAGAGCTAAGTGGTCGGTATCAGATTACAGCCAAAGGCAAAAACACCAATACCTCGGTCATTGGTACCGTGGCAGACTATATGACGGTGCGTAATATAGAAATTGATCTGGGCTCTTTTATTAGCATAGCCCAAGAAAAGAGTAGAGCAAAAGTCGTAGTTTTAGGACCTACGGTTCGTGATGATATTTTTGGTGCTGGTGTAGATCCGCTAAGTCAAAAAATAAAAATAAAGAATATCGAATTTACTGTTATTGGTGTTACCAAATCCAAAGGTGGTTCTGGTTTTAGTAATCAGGATGATATGACTTTTGTGCCACTATCTACCGCCCAACAGTTTTTAGCTGGTAGCGATCGAGTTAGTTCTATTAGTATTCAAGCCACCGGTCAACAAATGATGAGTGATTTACAACAACAAGTTACAATATTATTATTAATGCGACACAAGATAGTTGATCCCCAATTGGCCGATTTTACCGTTATGAATCAGGCGGATATTATTAGCGCTGCTTCTTCTATTACCGATACTTTTACTTTGTTATTAGGCTCAGTAGCAGCTATCTCTCTTTTGGTAGGTGGTATTGGGATTATGAATATGATGTTAACAACCGTTACGGAGAGAACCCGCGAAATTGGTTTACGAAAAGCTCTTGGTGCCAAACGCGCGGAAATTAATACGCAATTCCTAACTGAATCAATTGTACTGACTTTTATTGGTGGTTTACTGGGTGTTATTTTGGGTTGGCTGATTGCGTTGGGGATTACAAAATTTGGGGGTATTGTCACAACTATTTCACCAAAATCAGTGATGTTATCTTTTGGTGTGGCCGCTGTCATTGGTGTAGTTTTTGGCTATTACCCAGCTCAACGAGCCGCCAAATTAAATCCTATTGAAGCCTTGCGTTATGAATAA
- a CDS encoding macrolide ABC transporter ATP-binding protein — MLVCKNINKTYQSGDVQTEALKNISFQINDGEFVAIIGPSGSGKSTLMHIIGALDTPTSGDYYFGEQRVNDLSEDELANIRNKKIGFVFQSFNLLPRATVIRNVTLPLVYAGIAKEQRIAKAKESLLAAGFDQQHWHHLSNQLSGGQMQRVAIARALVNDPTLILADEPTGNLDTKTGEIVLETFRRLNKERGCTVILITHEFDVAKQADRIIHIRDGQILEDKKN, encoded by the coding sequence ATGCTAGTTTGTAAAAATATTAACAAAACATATCAAAGCGGTGACGTGCAAACGGAAGCGTTAAAAAATATTTCTTTCCAGATTAACGACGGTGAATTTGTGGCTATTATTGGCCCGTCAGGTTCTGGCAAATCTACACTGATGCACATTATCGGTGCCCTGGATACACCCACTAGCGGCGACTATTATTTTGGTGAGCAGCGAGTCAATGATTTGTCAGAAGATGAACTGGCTAATATCCGTAATAAAAAAATTGGTTTTGTTTTTCAATCTTTTAATTTATTACCACGGGCTACTGTTATTCGTAATGTAACTTTACCGCTTGTTTATGCTGGTATCGCTAAAGAGCAACGGATAGCCAAGGCCAAGGAATCATTATTAGCCGCTGGTTTTGATCAGCAGCATTGGCACCATTTATCAAATCAACTATCAGGCGGACAAATGCAGCGCGTAGCTATTGCGCGGGCACTGGTTAATGATCCAACGTTAATTTTAGCTGATGAACCAACTGGTAATTTGGATACTAAAACCGGTGAGATAGTTTTAGAAACATTTCGTCGTTTGAATAAAGAACGCGGCTGCACAGTAATTTTGATTACTCACGAGTTTGATGTCGCTAAACAAGCTGATCGTATTATTCATATTCGTGATGGACAAATTTTAGAAGATAAAAAAAATTAA
- a CDS encoding adenylate cyclase, with the protein MEHINIEIKAKCLNQIRIREIIKSHKADFKGIDHQIDTYFKVSSGRLKLREGNIENYLIFYEREDKEGPKQSNVILHKFNPNSNLKELLIKSLGVLTIVDKQREIYFINNVKFHLDNVKDLGTFIEIEAIDMTGNIGKEKLLEQCNYYLKLFEIKDSDLLTNSYSDQILKHL; encoded by the coding sequence ATGGAACACATCAATATAGAAATAAAAGCTAAATGCCTTAATCAAATAAGGATCAGAGAAATTATTAAATCTCACAAAGCTGATTTTAAGGGCATCGACCATCAGATTGATACCTACTTTAAAGTCAGTAGTGGCCGATTGAAGCTTCGAGAAGGAAACATTGAAAACTATCTCATTTTTTACGAGCGAGAAGATAAGGAAGGTCCAAAACAGTCGAATGTCATTCTTCACAAATTTAATCCCAACTCTAACCTAAAGGAACTACTTATTAAGTCGCTGGGTGTTTTGACAATAGTAGATAAACAAAGAGAAATATATTTTATTAATAATGTGAAATTTCACCTAGATAACGTTAAAGACTTAGGGACTTTTATAGAAATAGAAGCGATTGACATGACGGGTAATATTGGTAAAGAAAAACTACTTGAGCAGTGTAACTATTATCTCAAACTTTTCGAAATCAAAGATTCGGATTTACTTACAAACTCGTATAGTGATCAAATTCTCAAACATTTATAG